Genomic window (Pyrus communis chromosome 13, drPyrComm1.1, whole genome shotgun sequence):
TGGAGGCCTTATACTTTTGAGTAGTTAAAGTCGTGCCCATAACCTTGCTTTGATGGGGTTTTGATCCCGCCCTTCTCTTTATCTTGCCGTTGATCAAATCTAGTTTCGTGTGTTAATTCTGTTGAGTGCTAGTTTAGTGTGTTAAACCTCACATCAAGGACAATAAGATTTTTCAGTATCTGGCATTCactttgttctttttcttccagGTAAAAGGGGGTGGCTGACTTAATGCGAAAATGACCAAAAGATGAGGATGATATTTCTAATGAACAGTTAATCTCTATTCGTTTTTTCCAGCACGATCTAAAACGAATTCTGTGCTCACATTTTACTGCaatctttttgttttgcaggtcACTTCTTGTTTTTCGTTGTCACAGGTGCGCAGACAAAACAAGCAGACGAGGACTGCATTTGAAGAAGGAAGCATTGCGTTATGATGCCTCCTACAAGTAGCATTACTTGGGTGTTTCTTGTTTGCTGAAATTGATGTAACAAGTTTGAAAATGTGACCAAATGGTAAATTTGCAGTTCTGTTCTTTCAGTACACTTTCTTTCATGTTGGTAATTGAGTTTGACAACTACAAATATCATGGGAATGAAAATAACTTGCTAGAATCCGATTACTACATGTCAAATATCATGGGAATGTACAAATATCGATCGATTACATCTTCTTTAGAAATCAGATTTGTAGCAGTAATACTGCTACACACAAACGATAAGTGAAATTTTGGTATGGCTATGTATTAAGAGTAGTTCTTTCACTTAATAACCTATGAATGACGGTCGGAAATGCCTATATAACCTAGTAGGGTACATAATTTTATTGGGGGCACATACTTGAAAGAATTGATTTGCCTGCAAAGACTAGCTTGTAGGTTAAAAATGGTAAAACGCAAAGAATTGCATTGATTATATGGATATGATCTCATCACCCCAGCACAGATGAGGCATAAAAAAGAGGATCCCAACTGCCATTAGCTCCTCCCCAATTGCTACTGTCACAGTGCAAAAGCTGCTGCTGATCTGAACACcaagcaccaccaccaccactaccaccattACCATCAATCTGTGACAGATGCTGCGTACCCGCCGCCATCACTTTAGCATCGCCAATGCTTGCAATAGGCAACGGAGGCTCCATAACGCATTGTTCTGGTACATACGGCATGTTGTTATTCGACCACGTGGACCAATTAGGCACTTGCTCATATGCTGCTTGACTCTCATTGGTCCACACCATGTTTGGGTTTGATGGTTTTGGACAAGGGTGAACCTGATGCTGCCACTGATTTTCTAACACAATTGGGTCCTCCTTGTGCGGGTTCACGAATCCCGCCGCCGCACCACGTAGACTAACTGACTCCGGTTTCGTCCCACTAGTTCCCTGTGGTGGTTGTGGGAGTACGCCAGTTATCCCCTTACCATCCTGCAACTTAGCTCTAAGTGCACCCAGCAACCCATCAGCTTCCACCACATTCCCACACACCGCCTCAAACGAGAACGGCTCCACAATTTCCTCCACGCCCCCGGCCCCAGCACTCTGTGGCAGCTCAAAATTGGTTCGGGCGTTGGCACCGCGGAGCGCTCGAGCAGCATCATCATATGCCCGAGCGGCATCCTCTGCAGTGTCGAATGTCCCGAGCCAGAGCCTCACTTTCTGTAGAGAGTCCTTGATCTCCGCGACCCATCTCCCGGACGGCCTCTGCCGGACTCCCACGAACCGGTGGTGGCCTCTCGTcgacttcttcttcctcccccGAACGCCGTCGTTTTGTTCCCGCAAAGCCATTTATAAAACCGTCGTCGTTTTTCTTCAGTCTCTGATTGAAACCGTCCGAGAACGGATTGCTCGTGGATTTATAATCATGGGTAAGCTGAAGAATCCGGGAGTCGAAGAAGCCGACAGATAACAAGGTGACAAAAACGTCGCCGTCCCAGTCCTGCAGGCTTCAATTGTTTTTAACGACGGAGGATTGAAATGACTGGAGAAATGGTCAGCAATAATTTTTATACcatttttattgtaattttggTTGCATCATTGCATACGATATGTCGGTCCGAAGAGAGGATGAAAGGGCGGGAAATACCCAGAATACCAGACGGTAACACTTCGATTTTGTAACCCGGCGCTGTAATTTTCGATAattgtttgtttggtttaaACGCTgtaaaaaatgttgaaaatgtTGAAGTCATTGAATTTACCGTTTAAATTGTAACATgcagtggcggatccaggattttaaactcGGGGGTCCCAATAGTaaaggttaaaaaatttatagacaaaaataacattgaaaagttaaatataatacattttattcaaaaatcatttgcataacaatattacaagctataaaatcctaattcaaGCGTCCACGACGAGGTTTCATGGTCTGAAAATGTTCCATGATAGCTTCATtaccaatacatgaaaaaacatctttctcaatgtaaacaactaaGCTGTCACTCAATcattgatctcccattttgtTGCGAAGTGGACCCTTAATGTTATTCATAGCGGAAAATGCCCTCTCCACTGAAGCAGTTGCAACCGGTAAAACCAAAGCCAACTGAACAAGCaaatatacatatgcaaatGTTCGATGCAAGTAGATGGTGCTACtggctttggcttgaaaaatctttccatatttcttatttctaaactacacatttaaccaaaaacacaaaacatataccaatcaaccaataaacaaaaattccatctaaatttcaattataaaatgagtatacaaacataaaacacatcaacaatcatatcaataataaactaaaaatctccaccaatatctaatataatttaattgagattagattaaaataccaaaaaacttACTTGAATTTGGAACCAAATAGTGGTGGCTTGGAGAATTGAAACAAGTGGAGGTGTAATATTGGAGTAATGTAATTATAATATGGGATTGGGTGGGAttagaaatttagggttttgggtgaaTATAAGAAAGATGGGGGGATTAGGGGGAAAAGCAGTGGAAGGAACGGGGAAAGGAGAAGTGAAAGGGACGACAGGAAAGATGGCCCATGTGGGGCTGACTTTCAAAAAGAATATGTAATTGGTgaaccaatttcaaacgttgATTTCAttggtttaacaaaaaaaagaaaaaaaaaaaaggcccaaaacaCTGCGTTTTGgaccaatttttttaatgccctgttttctttcttctcccctgttttcttcttctccgttGCAACCTGCAACCTGCTGCTGCAGCAACACAGACAGTCTGCACAGGCCTCGTGTTCGAGTACGAGGGGTCCTCCGGAAAATTTCTAGCAACATTTTAGGATGGCCGAggggtcctgggacctcccaGGACCCTCTGTAGATCCGTCCCTGGTAACATGTTTATGTTTTTCACTAGTCGGGATTTGAACTTAAACACAAAGACAACAGTTGCAAAGAAATATTCTAATCATCGAGACGATCCACTACTAGTACGATTAGTATATTTTGAATGTCTTAATAATTAGGGTGATTACGATTAGGGTGATTGCGAATTTACCAAAAGCTCATGGAAAGCACTCTGGAGACAATTTAGTAGGGGTATTTGGGAAATTTCGACTCGTATTTTTTATGATTGAGTGCGACGCTAATGATATTTACTCTTACTACTCCAAATTTAATAACACTAGAAATTCATTGTATTTGATTGCTCATACAATGTCATGGTGTCATTGTCGTaataagttttgttttgttggctATGGCCAGCTCTAATataagaaatatgaaattatcctagttgttgtaaacattggtggattaatgaatgcccacacaaTAATATGGATTTGGGAAAAAAATGATAATTGTATTTGTGTGATACGTTTAACAAGTGTGTGCTGTGTTTTTCAAGATGTAATTATTATGTTAGTTTGGAGttactctataaatagagcgctCCGTGTACTATCAAAACACAGTGCGAAaagaaaagatcaataacattaGTAACTCTCCGTCCCTCTTTTATCTGTTATCCTCTTGTGTTATAGTTACAGTGTGATATTTTAGGCATGTTTCGCTCCTGTCACTAGCATAGGTTATCTCTgtaacttttgcctatttataacactaGTAAGGATAAATGAGTTTCTTCGTAGGTTTCAATTTCAATGAATGAATTTGTCAATAtaggaattttatttttttactttttttatttttttttaatttgatggtAGCGTGTGACAATATGTGGCAATATTTATGGAAACAAAAGTAAATGAATTCAATCAAGAAAATAGTACAAAATTGTGGGAAAATCCGACTTAAGTTTGGTTATAATCTTCAAAGATGGAAATCAAGAATAAATCTTGGAGGAGAGTCCATCCAAATGCAAGGAGACACGACTCTGAGAGTGTAACGGGTAAGGCGTGGGCTAACTCGTGAGTTTGGTGGTGAACATGGGTATAACTGACCTCAATGATCAAAGGAAGCAATGATTTCATGTCCTTCACAATTTATTCAATGAGGGACGAATTGGTAAGAAGATCGTTCACAGCTCCAATAATTTGAAGCGAATCACTCTCGACCTGAGTTTTTTGAAAATCCCCATCTACCGCCCAAACTAAGTTTGCACGAAACGCCAAAGCTTCCACTTGCAAAGGGGAGAAAACATTCTTGAAACTCATGTAGGCAGCTGCAACAAAATTAAGCAGTATTTCTTACAATCAACTCGCCCCACCAATTTTTTGGCCTAAATTCCATGAACTATCAATATTCAGTTTCAGGCTATCTGTGGGTGGCATTGATCACCGTAGACAGCCAGAAGAATGAATTGGGGAGTGGTAGAGTTGTAAATTATGTCACGCCCCAATCCGAGACAAAGTTTGAATTTGGGATTAAGACGTGATTTACACTTTAACTAAATTAGCTaataaaaagtaattaaaatgtgtagacagaaataaaaattaataattatttatagaagGTCAATGTAAACATAAGCTTTATTCAAGTACCtttacatttgaaattacaactTTTGGACTACTGATCAAAAGATCACACAAGTAGTTCCATATTTCAACAAAcaggaaacaaagaaagaaaataaaatttaagaaaacaTCCAGGCTTCTTCCACTACTAAGAATAACAGGTTGCGCAACGAAGACATAGCCGTCGCAAAATACCGAATTCAGTCGTCGGAAAGCTTGAGCGGCAAAGACGACGTCACACAAAGCTCATGATGTCAGACGTTGTGCGATGGAGGAAAGTCCTTCGTTGCGTGAAATGACCCAACGAAATTGATGTTTGTTGCGCGAAATATGAACAACGCCACGAACCTAGTGTTCGAGGCAGTAATATTTGCACGACGAAAACCTTTTGTCGCACAGATGATTGAGTGGCAAGGGTTTTTCCTTAGTCTTTATTTAATGGGACAAAGAACCTTCGTCTCGCAatcgtttttcaaatttttatttttttatcaaatttttatttttgtagtttttctatttttctttttaaatgttgataatattgttttatttaatttaaattaatttactgaaattaaaaacataaaatgaaaagaagaatactgaactaaaaaaattgaagtgtACATACAATGGGAGGGAACATTATAAAAAtcgaaaataataataataaaaaaactctaCAATATATAGTTGTCCACATCACATTTGCTTGTTGGTGGTGTTATTGCTATGTCAGGGGGTTGGGAGGTCGGAGCTGCTATGGTGGGGGGTTGGGAGGTCATTGCTGGATCATGTTCTGCGTTTGGGAACCAATTGCCAAAGAACTGAAGGGCGAGACGAATTTAGAACGCATACGTCTTCCGGAATGTTCGCCCTCAATTGTCTTTGACGAACAAGCACCAGAGTTAGCCATCGTACTAAAATTCAAATAACAACTAGAATTATAATCTAGAAAAAGGTAAAATGTTTccaaaacaaattgaaagaaTAGGGAGAGCGAGACTGCAAATTTTATAGGAAGCATGGGAACCTTGCATGACGGAGCCTTTGTCGGGTTGACACCTTGCGCGACAAAGCCTTTGTCATGCAAGTATTTTGCGGGAATCATTTCATCGCGCACTTGTTTCACGCCAAAAAAGAACTTACCCACGGTTTTCTGACATGCTTTGCGCAATGAGGTAGTTTTTTTCGTCGTGCAATCccttttgcgcgacgaagggtTGCGTTGCGCAAAGCAACACCGCTCTTGCATGATGTACAAGTATATTCGTTGTGCAAAACCCACATACGCGACGAAATATGCTTGGTCGTCCAAACATCTGTCAATCAAATGGTTTTTCCTACTATTGTTCGTTTGTTCATATATACATGCTTCACACCTCACACAAAGTATATAGTTCTCCCGTCTGTGACCTGCACAAATTTGATTAAGGTGA
Coding sequences:
- the LOC137712462 gene encoding uncharacterized protein, producing MALREQNDGVRGRKKKSTRGHHRFVGVRQRPSGRWVAEIKDSLQKVRLWLGTFDTAEDAARAYDDAARALRGANARTNFELPQSAGAGGVEEIVEPFSFEAVCGNVVEADGLLGALRAKLQDGKGITGVLPQPPQGTSGTKPESVSLRGAAAGFVNPHKEDPIVLENQWQHQVHPCPKPSNPNMVWTNESQAAYEQVPNWSTWSNNNMPYVPEQCVMEPPLPIASIGDAKVMAAGTQHLSQIDGNGGSGGGGAWCSDQQQLLHCDSSNWGGANGSWDPLFYASSVLG